A single window of Cyanobacterium sp. T60_A2020_053 DNA harbors:
- a CDS encoding helix-turn-helix transcriptional regulator, with translation MNQVQSDTEQGKSLIPCDIHHSIDPEVLAVFAGQILSENKAQKMAEFFSLLGDSNRLRILSVLAKDQVCVCDLATTLCMSESAVSHQLRTLKAMRLVAYEKRGRRVYYSLLDHHVLDLYRAVTEHLDEID, from the coding sequence ATGAATCAAGTTCAATCTGACACAGAACAAGGAAAATCATTAATTCCTTGTGATATTCACCATAGTATCGATCCTGAAGTATTAGCTGTTTTTGCTGGACAAATACTCAGTGAAAACAAAGCACAAAAAATGGCTGAATTTTTTAGTCTTTTAGGTGACTCTAACCGCCTAAGAATTTTATCAGTTTTGGCAAAAGATCAAGTTTGTGTCTGTGATTTGGCAACGACTCTTTGTATGAGTGAATCGGCAGTTTCTCATCAATTACGTACCCTTAAAGCTATGCGCCTAGTTGCTTATGAGAAAAGAGGAAGAAGGGTTTACTACAGTTTACTTGACCATCATGTGTTGGACTTATACCGTGCCGTCACTGAACATTTAGACGAAATTGATTGA
- a CDS encoding HNH endonuclease has translation MGKVLVLNASYEPLNITSWKRAVILLIKGKAEQLEHNGKYICQSFPLPSVIRLRYYVKVPYKEIPLTRKNVLERDRNCCQYCNYKGDQLTIDHIIPRSRGGGDSWENLVAACVRCNIRKGSRTPKEAEMPLLKQPRKPYSSLHFEIVKCTKDDLNHTWRKYVIGI, from the coding sequence ATGGGAAAGGTTTTAGTTTTAAATGCCTCCTACGAACCCCTCAATATCACCAGTTGGAAAAGAGCGGTAATATTATTGATCAAAGGCAAAGCGGAACAATTAGAACATAATGGGAAGTACATTTGTCAATCATTTCCCTTACCATCGGTAATTAGGCTGCGTTATTACGTTAAAGTACCTTACAAAGAAATACCCTTAACTAGGAAAAATGTATTAGAACGGGATCGTAATTGTTGTCAATACTGTAACTATAAAGGGGATCAGTTAACCATAGATCACATTATACCTCGCTCTCGGGGTGGGGGCGATAGTTGGGAGAATTTGGTAGCGGCTTGCGTGCGCTGTAATATCAGAAAAGGTAGCCGCACTCCAAAAGAAGCAGAAATGCCTTTGCTAAAACAACCAAGGAAACCTTACAGTAGCTTACATTTTGAAATTGTTAAATGTACTAAAGATGATCTTAATCACACTTGGCGTAAATATGTAATTGGTATTTAA